The DNA sequence CATCTCCCCGGACAATCGCACCCTGTGGGTGCCGGCGCTGAAGCAGGACCGTATCTGTCTGTTTACCCTGAGCGATGATGGTTTCCTGGCGGCCCAGGAACCAGCTGAGGTGACTACTGTTGAAGGCGCGGGACCGCGTCATATGGTGTTCCATCCGAACCAGCAATACGGCTACTGTGTTAACGAACTGAACAGCTCGGTAGACGTCTGGGAACTGAAAGATCCGTACGGCAAAATCGAGTGCGTACAAACCCTCGACATGATGCCGCCTGATTTCGCTGGCGTTCGCTGGGCTGCGGATATCCATCTGACTCCCGATGGCCGTCATCTCTACGCCTGCGATCGTACCGCCAGCGTTATCACTATCTTCAGCGTTTCGGAAGACGGTAGCGTACTGTCGATTGAAGGTTATCAGAATACCGAGACCCAACCGCGCGGTTTTAACCTCGATCATAGCGGTAAATATCTGATTGCCGCCGGTCAGAAATCGCATCATATCGCGGTGTATGAAATTGCGGGCGAGCAGGGATTGTTGCAGGAAAAAGGGCGCTATGCCGTAGGGCAGGGGCCAATGTGGGTGGTCGTCAACGCTCGCTA is a window from the Klebsiella oxytoca genome containing:
- the pgl gene encoding 6-phosphogluconolactonase, producing MKQTVYTASPESQQIHVWDLNLEGKLTLVQVVDAPGQVQPMVVSPNKEYLYVGVRPEFRVLAYRIAPDNGALTFAGEAALPGSPTHISTDHHGRFVFSASYNAGCVSVTPLVDGLPREVVSVVEGLEGCHSANISPDNRTLWVPALKQDRICLFTLSDDGFLAAQEPAEVTTVEGAGPRHMVFHPNQQYGYCVNELNSSVDVWELKDPYGKIECVQTLDMMPPDFAGVRWAADIHLTPDGRHLYACDRTASVITIFSVSEDGSVLSIEGYQNTETQPRGFNLDHSGKYLIAAGQKSHHIAVYEIAGEQGLLQEKGRYAVGQGPMWVVVNAR